Proteins encoded together in one Ciona intestinalis chromosome 3, KH, whole genome shotgun sequence window:
- the LOC100186226 gene encoding pleckstrin homology-like domain family B member 1 isoform X4: MKGETVRMNGDENNGLVKAIEDDLDNLLLTIEKVGKSLNSRRSSLILCTPDSPTNEENHFPTSNIESKRVDTSSANYCNFKPFSERGNQVNAVNGAQRKPAINNEGVAENDFSHYFDFPLNMTSNNDTWFVNHSMDYDAQKPPLPPKLGHLPKQSLSNKNEVNFISPDRLSSKTVSSNSSFSPILLQSSLVETRVADVCGSFTDRELDVEDDLISPASSTNGPINHGMHSGNKTSDLHFNSEHKHSQVKGWTNHSGFNAPVTNTSSNCNIPQINISSYGGIATHSPDLPKKVQKPGKFPTSITLTTSTSSLSHNTTPSSRDYNQINCTGPYDNLAPQPNSKPILPRAASSKSAIALATQQLRLKHQELLALRRGKVKSRSSSAPSSPTMPRKLIPGNGQHSKDRRGRVTTRSTTGSRVRNTSTSSLRARSPSPSKSEILGSTSNHHLRSFSSSTLPGTINGSLKKTLSVTSLRSRRRGSNLSLSSLDSECIEDELREIHDDAVKERKKDQEAAAVEKARLQCILDMCADFIDNTMKKDEPKSEDKSKSETEPQPSKQPCTYRRLASFEGDIWKQPLSGSRVFTNSVESSSDELTQRTLRACEDADRTLRAEENILGANKERHLPVADVVEIQKLREEGLSRIEDIQRRISELETQLSECTSELDMERALIEGELTSEKSNLVSDERACEELKDQIINLEEEYMTQREKHQAIVDKEKKKLVDIQKKVSETRKQMDKCPESMRGSIEGMLIKEQEELDQESRRFEDAEFNSLETLSRLDEEKEVMQKSLIRRKKKLEMQIENRKARVSTLDQQLQDLTEQQNLENQRLNNERDSAIGSLQEQREETTLLERKYHQLTGEFPPSLDTPASIARSHRRIPSSTSDLQPPDIFKRQISTGSSNFETKMFNFSNSDVFSNAVKSESHTRNTSIQSEDKSATKSPVKLDSSSPLSIKDDDDQMVALQNRIRESRSLHTSPSPVTASLLNSRQKLNSSVPPSYQRLNSNSGHTRAQSGDKWKDTTSISSMDSMDTTLSAWSIQSPESHDMERLFEMERLIADATAEKKRLLAEVKGLPMMQTAERPNHEMETNSPDADDITQVKLRSSNGDRRQARPMTRYLPVRASDFNLRQHIESCGHNPSACRHTSINATSCRGYMTKMGGRIKTWRKRWFVFDRMKKSLSYYSDKHEVKLKGMIYFQAIEDVFFDHLKSHKSPNPSLTFCVKCYDRVYYLVAPSSEAMRIWMDTLVTGAEGYREYMKTFE; encoded by the exons ATGAAAGGCGAGACCGTGCGGATGAATGGCGATGAAAATAACGGCCTCGTGAAGGCGATAGAGGACGACCTTGATAATTTATTGCTAACGATTGAGAAAGTGGGGAAATCCCTGAATTCAAGACGAAGTTCGTTGATACTATGTACACCAGATTCTCCGACGAACGAAGAAAACCACTTTCCTACAAGTAATATTGAAAGCAAACG AGTGGATACAAGTAGCGCAAATTACTGCAATTTTAAACCGTTTAGTGAAAGAGGAAACCAAGTGAATGCAGTGAATGGTGCTCAACGAAAGCCTGCAATCAACAATGAAG GCGTAGCTGAAAATGACTTCAGTCATTATTTTGACTTTCCATTAAACATGACGTCTAATAACGACACTTGGTTCGTAAACCACTCTATGGATTACGATGCACAAAAGCCACCGTTACCACCAAAGCTTGGTCACTTaccaaaacaaagtttatcgAACAAGAACGAAGTGAACTTCATCAGTCCGGATCGACTTAGCAGTAAAACTGTGTCAAGTAACTCAAGTTTTTCGCCAATTTTGCTCCAAAGTTCGTTGGTTGAAACTCGGGTAGCAGACGTGTGTGGTTCGTTCACTGACAGAGAACTGGACGTGGAAGACGACCTAATTTCTCCAGCCAGTTCAACAAATGGGCCGATAAACCATGGTATGCATAGTGGCAATAAAACAAGTGACCTCCACTTTAATTCTGAACACAAACATAGCCAAGTGAAAGGATGGACCAACCATAGTGGTTTTAATGCACCTGTCACCAACACCTCTTCAAACTGCAATATCCCGCAAATTAATATT TCTTCCTATGGTGGAATTGCAACACACAGTCCAGACTTGCCAAAGAAAGTACAGAAACCTGGAAAATTCCCTACATCTATCACTTTAACCAC GTCCACATCATCACTATCGCACAACACAACTCCTTCAAGTCGAGACTATAATCAA ATAAACTGCACTGGCCCCTATGACAACCTTGCACCACAACCTAATTCGAAACCCATTTTGCCGAGAGCTGCTTCCTCTAAATCGGCGATTGCTCTTGCTACTCAACAACTTCGACTTAAACACCAAGAACTGTTGGCACTTAGAAGAGGAAAAGTAAAGTCTCGATCGTCGAGTGCGCCATCCAGCCCCACCATGCCAAGAAAATTAATCCCAG GTAATGGGCAGCATAGCAAGGACAGACGGGGTCGAGTAACCACAAGATCAACAACAGGATCTAGAGTTCGAAACACGAGCACTAGCAGTTTGCGAGCCAGAAGTCCTTCTCCATCCAA AAGCGAGATCCTCGGATCCACATCCAACCACCATCTTCGGAGTTTTTCTTCTTCAACTTTACCAGGAACAATAAATggatctttaaaaaaaacct TATCCGTGACTTCTCTGCGGTCCCGTCGTCGTGGGAGCAACTTATCTTTGAGTTCATTGGACTCTGAATGCATTGAAGATGAATTGAGAGAAATCCATGATGATGCGGTTAAAGAGAGGAAAAAAGACCAAGAAGCTGCTGCTGTG GAAAAAGCGAGATTACAATGTATACTTGACATGTGCGCTGATTTTATTGACAACACTATGAAAAAAGATGAACCAAAGTCAGAAGATAAATCCAAATCAG aGACAGAACCTCAGCCATCCAAGCAGCCATGTACTTATCGTCGTCTTGCTTCATTTGAAGGAGATATTTGGAAACAACCGTTGTCGGGTTCAAGAGTCTTTACAAACTCTGTGGAAAGTTCTTCCGATGAACTGACGCAGAGGACTCTCCGTGCTTGTGAAGATGCTGACCGGACTTTAAGAGCAGAGGAAAACATCTTAGGAGCAAATAAGGAGCGACATCTTCCCGTG GCGGATGTGGTTGAGATTCAAAAACTCCGAGAAGAAGGTTTGTCTCGCATCGAGGACATTCAACGCAGAATCAGTGAATTGGAAACGCAGCTCAGCGAATGCACAAGTGAG CTGGACATGGAGCGTGCATTGATTGAGGGGGAGCTGACTTCAGAGAAATCGAATCTTGTCTCGGATGAGCGAGCATGCGAGGAGTTAAAAGATCAAATAATTAACTTGGAGGAGGAATATATGACACAGAGGGAAAAg CACCAAGCTATCGTggacaaagaaaaaaagaaactcGTTGATATTCAAAAGAAAGTTAGtgagacgagaaaacaaaTGGACAAATGCCCAGAAAGCATGCGTGGTTCTATTGAAGGAATGCTGATTAag GAGCAGGAGGAGCTTGATCAAGAGTCCCGAAGGTTCGAGGATGCCGAGTTTAACTCGCTTGAAACATTGAGTCGTTTGGATGAAGAGAAAGAAGTGATGCAGAAGTCACTCATTAGGAGGAAAAAGAAACTGGAAATGCAAATCGAAAACAGAAAG GCACGAGTGTCCACCCTGGATCAGCAACTCCAGGATTTAACGGAGCAACAAAATCTTGAGAATCAACGATTAAACAACGAACGAGATTCTGCAATCGGTTCATTGCAGGAG CAACGAGAAGAGACGACCCTCCTCGAGAGGAAGTACCACCAACTTACTGGAGAATTCCCTCCATCCCTGGATACTCCCGCATCAATAGCTCGATCCCATCGTCGCATCCCATCCTCCACATCTGATCTTCAACCTCCGGACATCTTCAAGCGTCAGATCAGCACTGGAAGCTCCAACTTCGAAACAAAGATGTTCAATTTCTCAAATTCCGACGTGTTTTCCAATGCTGTT aaaTCTGAATCTCATACAAGAAATACATCCATTCAATCTGAGGATAAATCAGCAACCAAAAGTCCAGTAAAACTTG attCTTCCTCTCCACTTTCAATAAAGGATGATGATGACCAGATGGTGGCGCTACAGAACCGAATCCGTGAAAGCCGTTCACTTCACACCTCACCCAGTCCTGTAACAGCGTCATTACTTAACAGCCGTCAGAAACTTAACTCTTCTGTGCCACCTAGCTACCAACGTTTGAACTCCAACAGTGGTCACACGAGGGCACAATCGGGTGACAA GTGGAAAGACACGACTAGCATTAGTTCAATGGATAGTATGGACACCACTTTATCTGCTTGGTCAATCCAAAGCCCTGAAAG CCACGATATGGAAAGGTTGTTTGAAATGGAGCGTCTTATTGCCGATGCAACTGCTGAAAAGAAGAGGTTGTTAGCTGAAGTG AAGGGATTACCTATGATGCAAACTGCTGAAAGGCCAAATCATGAAATGGAAACGAATTCTCCCGATGCCGATGACATCACGCAAGTCAAGCTTCGATCAAGTAATGGCGATCGAAGACAG GCTCGGCCAATGACCCGGTATCTCCCAGTTCGTGCGTCCGACTTTAATCTACGCCAACATATAGAGTCTTGTGGTCACAACCCATCAGCTTGTAGGCATACGTCAATCAATGCAACTTCGTGCAG AGGTTACATGACAAAGATGGGCGGTCGTATAAAGACTTGGAGGAAAAGATGGTTCGTGTTTGATCGAATGAAGAAAAGTTTGAGTTATTACAGTG ATAAACATGAGGTTAAGTTGAAAGGAATGATTTATTTTCAAGCAATTGAAGACGTTTTCTTTGATCATCTCAAGTCACACAAG AGTCCTAACCCATCGTTAACGTTTTGTGTGAAATGTTACGACCGTGTTTATTACCTGGTTGCCCCGTCATCTGAAGCAATGAGAATCTGGATGGACACGTTAGTCACCGGTGCAGAGGGGTACAGGGAATATATGAAAACCTTTGAATGA
- the LOC100186226 gene encoding pleckstrin homology-like domain family B member 1 isoform X3, producing MKGETVRMNGDENNGLVKAIEDDLDNLLLTIEKVGKSLNSRRSSLILCTPDSPTNEENHFPTSNIESKRVDTSSANYCNFKPFSERGNQVNAVNGAQRKPAINNEGVAENDFSHYFDFPLNMTSNNDTWFVNHSMDYDAQKPPLPPKLGHLPKQSLSNKNEVNFISPDRLSSKTVSSNSSFSPILLQSSLVETRVADVCGSFTDRELDVEDDLISPASSTNGPINHGMHSGNKTSDLHFNSEHKHSQVKGWTNHSGFNAPVTNTSSNCNIPQINISSYGGIATHSPDLPKKVQKPGKFPTSITLTTSTSSLSHNTTPSSRDYNQINCTGPYDNLAPQPNSKPILPRAASSKSAIALATQQLRLKHQELLALRRGKVKSRSSSAPSSPTMPRKLIPGNGQHSKDRRGRVTTRSTTGSRVRNTSTSSLRARSPSPSKSEILGSTSNHHLRSFSSSTLPGTINGSLKKTLSVTSLRSRRRGSNLSLSSLDSECIEDELREIHDDAVKERKKDQEAAAVEKARLQCILDMCADFIDNTMKKDEPKSEDKSKSETEPQPSKQPCTYRRLASFEGDIWKQPLSGSRVFTNSVESSSDELTQRTLRACEDADRTLRAEENILGANKERHLPVLDMERALIEGELTSEKSNLVSDERACEELKDQIINLEEEYMTQREKHQAIVDKEKKKLVDIQKKVSETRKQMDKCPESMRGSIEGMLIKEQEELDQESRRFEDAEFNSLETLSRLDEEKEVMQKSLIRRKKKLEMQIENRKARVSTLDQQLQDLTEQQNLENQRLNNERDSAIGSLQEQREETTLLERKYHQLTGEFPPSLDTPASIARSHRRIPSSTSDLQPPDIFKRQISTGSSNFETKMFNFSNSDVFSNAVKSESHTRNTSIQSEDKSATKSPVKLGGATYNDDSVLTFRPRSKNLANSKKITSHYSTLRKTLRKDSSSPLSIKDDDDQMVALQNRIRESRSLHTSPSPVTASLLNSRQKLNSSVPPSYQRLNSNSGHTRAQSGDKWKDTTSISSMDSMDTTLSAWSIQSPESHDMERLFEMERLIADATAEKKRLLAEVKGLPMMQTAERPNHEMETNSPDADDITQVKLRSSNGDRRQARPMTRYLPVRASDFNLRQHIESCGHNPSACRHTSINATSCRGYMTKMGGRIKTWRKRWFVFDRMKKSLSYYSDKHEVKLKGMIYFQAIEDVFFDHLKSHKSPNPSLTFCVKCYDRVYYLVAPSSEAMRIWMDTLVTGAEGYREYMKTFE from the exons ATGAAAGGCGAGACCGTGCGGATGAATGGCGATGAAAATAACGGCCTCGTGAAGGCGATAGAGGACGACCTTGATAATTTATTGCTAACGATTGAGAAAGTGGGGAAATCCCTGAATTCAAGACGAAGTTCGTTGATACTATGTACACCAGATTCTCCGACGAACGAAGAAAACCACTTTCCTACAAGTAATATTGAAAGCAAACG AGTGGATACAAGTAGCGCAAATTACTGCAATTTTAAACCGTTTAGTGAAAGAGGAAACCAAGTGAATGCAGTGAATGGTGCTCAACGAAAGCCTGCAATCAACAATGAAG GCGTAGCTGAAAATGACTTCAGTCATTATTTTGACTTTCCATTAAACATGACGTCTAATAACGACACTTGGTTCGTAAACCACTCTATGGATTACGATGCACAAAAGCCACCGTTACCACCAAAGCTTGGTCACTTaccaaaacaaagtttatcgAACAAGAACGAAGTGAACTTCATCAGTCCGGATCGACTTAGCAGTAAAACTGTGTCAAGTAACTCAAGTTTTTCGCCAATTTTGCTCCAAAGTTCGTTGGTTGAAACTCGGGTAGCAGACGTGTGTGGTTCGTTCACTGACAGAGAACTGGACGTGGAAGACGACCTAATTTCTCCAGCCAGTTCAACAAATGGGCCGATAAACCATGGTATGCATAGTGGCAATAAAACAAGTGACCTCCACTTTAATTCTGAACACAAACATAGCCAAGTGAAAGGATGGACCAACCATAGTGGTTTTAATGCACCTGTCACCAACACCTCTTCAAACTGCAATATCCCGCAAATTAATATT TCTTCCTATGGTGGAATTGCAACACACAGTCCAGACTTGCCAAAGAAAGTACAGAAACCTGGAAAATTCCCTACATCTATCACTTTAACCAC GTCCACATCATCACTATCGCACAACACAACTCCTTCAAGTCGAGACTATAATCAA ATAAACTGCACTGGCCCCTATGACAACCTTGCACCACAACCTAATTCGAAACCCATTTTGCCGAGAGCTGCTTCCTCTAAATCGGCGATTGCTCTTGCTACTCAACAACTTCGACTTAAACACCAAGAACTGTTGGCACTTAGAAGAGGAAAAGTAAAGTCTCGATCGTCGAGTGCGCCATCCAGCCCCACCATGCCAAGAAAATTAATCCCAG GTAATGGGCAGCATAGCAAGGACAGACGGGGTCGAGTAACCACAAGATCAACAACAGGATCTAGAGTTCGAAACACGAGCACTAGCAGTTTGCGAGCCAGAAGTCCTTCTCCATCCAA AAGCGAGATCCTCGGATCCACATCCAACCACCATCTTCGGAGTTTTTCTTCTTCAACTTTACCAGGAACAATAAATggatctttaaaaaaaacct TATCCGTGACTTCTCTGCGGTCCCGTCGTCGTGGGAGCAACTTATCTTTGAGTTCATTGGACTCTGAATGCATTGAAGATGAATTGAGAGAAATCCATGATGATGCGGTTAAAGAGAGGAAAAAAGACCAAGAAGCTGCTGCTGTG GAAAAAGCGAGATTACAATGTATACTTGACATGTGCGCTGATTTTATTGACAACACTATGAAAAAAGATGAACCAAAGTCAGAAGATAAATCCAAATCAG aGACAGAACCTCAGCCATCCAAGCAGCCATGTACTTATCGTCGTCTTGCTTCATTTGAAGGAGATATTTGGAAACAACCGTTGTCGGGTTCAAGAGTCTTTACAAACTCTGTGGAAAGTTCTTCCGATGAACTGACGCAGAGGACTCTCCGTGCTTGTGAAGATGCTGACCGGACTTTAAGAGCAGAGGAAAACATCTTAGGAGCAAATAAGGAGCGACATCTTCCCGTG CTGGACATGGAGCGTGCATTGATTGAGGGGGAGCTGACTTCAGAGAAATCGAATCTTGTCTCGGATGAGCGAGCATGCGAGGAGTTAAAAGATCAAATAATTAACTTGGAGGAGGAATATATGACACAGAGGGAAAAg CACCAAGCTATCGTggacaaagaaaaaaagaaactcGTTGATATTCAAAAGAAAGTTAGtgagacgagaaaacaaaTGGACAAATGCCCAGAAAGCATGCGTGGTTCTATTGAAGGAATGCTGATTAag GAGCAGGAGGAGCTTGATCAAGAGTCCCGAAGGTTCGAGGATGCCGAGTTTAACTCGCTTGAAACATTGAGTCGTTTGGATGAAGAGAAAGAAGTGATGCAGAAGTCACTCATTAGGAGGAAAAAGAAACTGGAAATGCAAATCGAAAACAGAAAG GCACGAGTGTCCACCCTGGATCAGCAACTCCAGGATTTAACGGAGCAACAAAATCTTGAGAATCAACGATTAAACAACGAACGAGATTCTGCAATCGGTTCATTGCAGGAG CAACGAGAAGAGACGACCCTCCTCGAGAGGAAGTACCACCAACTTACTGGAGAATTCCCTCCATCCCTGGATACTCCCGCATCAATAGCTCGATCCCATCGTCGCATCCCATCCTCCACATCTGATCTTCAACCTCCGGACATCTTCAAGCGTCAGATCAGCACTGGAAGCTCCAACTTCGAAACAAAGATGTTCAATTTCTCAAATTCCGACGTGTTTTCCAATGCTGTT aaaTCTGAATCTCATACAAGAAATACATCCATTCAATCTGAGGATAAATCAGCAACCAAAAGTCCAGTAAAACTTG GAGGAGCAACTTACAACGATGACTCGGTCTTAACCTTTCGACCTCGATCAAAGAACTTAGCGAATTCCAAAAAGATCACATCCCACTACAGCACCCTGCGTAAAACACTAAGAAAAG attCTTCCTCTCCACTTTCAATAAAGGATGATGATGACCAGATGGTGGCGCTACAGAACCGAATCCGTGAAAGCCGTTCACTTCACACCTCACCCAGTCCTGTAACAGCGTCATTACTTAACAGCCGTCAGAAACTTAACTCTTCTGTGCCACCTAGCTACCAACGTTTGAACTCCAACAGTGGTCACACGAGGGCACAATCGGGTGACAA GTGGAAAGACACGACTAGCATTAGTTCAATGGATAGTATGGACACCACTTTATCTGCTTGGTCAATCCAAAGCCCTGAAAG CCACGATATGGAAAGGTTGTTTGAAATGGAGCGTCTTATTGCCGATGCAACTGCTGAAAAGAAGAGGTTGTTAGCTGAAGTG AAGGGATTACCTATGATGCAAACTGCTGAAAGGCCAAATCATGAAATGGAAACGAATTCTCCCGATGCCGATGACATCACGCAAGTCAAGCTTCGATCAAGTAATGGCGATCGAAGACAG GCTCGGCCAATGACCCGGTATCTCCCAGTTCGTGCGTCCGACTTTAATCTACGCCAACATATAGAGTCTTGTGGTCACAACCCATCAGCTTGTAGGCATACGTCAATCAATGCAACTTCGTGCAG AGGTTACATGACAAAGATGGGCGGTCGTATAAAGACTTGGAGGAAAAGATGGTTCGTGTTTGATCGAATGAAGAAAAGTTTGAGTTATTACAGTG ATAAACATGAGGTTAAGTTGAAAGGAATGATTTATTTTCAAGCAATTGAAGACGTTTTCTTTGATCATCTCAAGTCACACAAG AGTCCTAACCCATCGTTAACGTTTTGTGTGAAATGTTACGACCGTGTTTATTACCTGGTTGCCCCGTCATCTGAAGCAATGAGAATCTGGATGGACACGTTAGTCACCGGTGCAGAGGGGTACAGGGAATATATGAAAACCTTTGAATGA